Proteins encoded within one genomic window of Dehalococcoidia bacterium:
- a CDS encoding molybdopterin molybdotransferase MoeA: protein MNHKNHTKHHSHSHPPTANMLTVEDALARILNLVYVLEETSEELLNSDNLVLAQDIFSSLNIPSLANSAMDGYAVRAIDTKTATADSPVTLNVLGQVQAGDLPSLSVSSEAAIRIMTGAPIPEGADSIIPYELTDERNRLENNTGLDRIQIHSPATLGDHVRPPGEDTSIGELALESGYELNPAGIGLLAALGLQHVPVIRRPTVAILATGNEVQSPGEVLKPGHLYDSNTYGIATAVKRWGGIPKIIGVASDDLGDIRQKILSSLSSDLLITSAGVSGGAYDLVKDVLSELGTVDFWSVKMRPAKPIAFGILKNGDRNIPHIGLPGNPVSALVALIEFARPAIMKMMGKNARALPTIEAILDDDIENTDGRRVYARVQLYKQNDKVHAHLTGSQGSNLLTSMTLANGLAICPENYSKLAKGDQVVVQLLDWLDHYDILTKPHDISIALR, encoded by the coding sequence ATGAATCACAAAAATCACACTAAACACCATTCTCACAGTCATCCTCCAACAGCAAATATGCTTACTGTCGAAGATGCCCTCGCAAGAATTTTGAACCTTGTATATGTCTTGGAGGAAACATCTGAGGAGTTGTTGAATTCTGACAATCTGGTCTTAGCTCAAGATATTTTTTCATCACTAAACATTCCTAGCTTGGCTAATTCAGCCATGGACGGCTACGCCGTTCGCGCGATCGACACCAAAACTGCAACGGCAGATAGTCCCGTTACATTAAACGTTTTGGGGCAGGTACAAGCCGGTGATCTTCCCAGCTTAAGCGTCTCTTCCGAAGCAGCTATACGTATTATGACGGGTGCTCCTATCCCTGAAGGGGCTGACTCAATTATCCCTTACGAATTAACTGATGAGCGAAACCGACTAGAAAATAACACCGGCCTTGATCGCATTCAGATACATTCACCTGCAACGCTCGGGGATCACGTCAGACCACCTGGAGAAGACACATCTATTGGAGAACTTGCACTAGAATCAGGGTATGAATTAAATCCTGCAGGAATTGGGTTATTAGCGGCACTAGGATTGCAACATGTACCAGTAATCCGACGCCCTACGGTTGCGATTTTAGCCACAGGGAATGAAGTTCAGTCACCTGGTGAAGTATTAAAGCCTGGGCATCTTTACGATAGCAATACATATGGAATCGCTACGGCCGTAAAAAGATGGGGCGGAATACCCAAAATAATTGGGGTTGCGTCAGATGATCTAGGCGATATACGACAGAAAATCCTGTCAAGCCTCAGCTCTGACTTATTAATCACATCTGCAGGTGTTAGTGGAGGGGCATACGACTTGGTTAAAGATGTTTTATCTGAACTAGGAACCGTAGATTTTTGGTCAGTCAAAATGCGACCGGCTAAACCAATTGCATTTGGAATATTAAAGAATGGAGACCGAAATATTCCTCACATAGGTCTTCCTGGAAACCCCGTCAGTGCGCTAGTAGCGTTAATAGAATTCGCCCGTCCAGCAATCATGAAAATGATGGGGAAAAATGCTAGAGCCCTTCCCACAATAGAAGCAATACTTGATGACGATATCGAAAACACCGACGGACGAAGAGTTTATGCCCGTGTCCAATTGTATAAGCAAAACGATAAAGTCCATGCTCATCTTACTGGTTCGCAAGGGTCTAACTTGCTTACCTCTATGACTCTTGCCAATGGACTTGCTATTTGTCCAGAAAATTATTCCAAGCTTGCAAAAGGAGACCAGGTCGTTGTTCAATTACTGGACTGGCTTGATCACTATGACATTTTGACAAAACCACACGATATTTCTATAGCTTTGAGGTAA
- the pheT gene encoding phenylalanine--tRNA ligase subunit beta yields MRVPLSWLQDYVPLQNIDPLDLAHRLTMAGLETTFEQGGSQYWNKVIVGQIVSIEKHPNADRLQLATVDTGDQRVTVVCGAPNIEVGQKIAYAQLGARLLNAKTGETVELTAAKIRGVESAGMICSELELGLSSNHHGILVLPEESSVGTPINEILDSSDAFEIEITANRGDCLSVLGVAHEVAAIIGAQVTEPNLEYEEVSPSVEECINVIVEDPQLCQRYACTLTKGIKVEDSPEWLQKKLRDSGHRPINNVVDITNFVMLEYGQPLHAFDYDQILESTLIVRTANSGETFTSLDGALHELKPPMLMITDPQRSIGIAGVMGGLNSEMTKSTKNVLLESATFNGINTRRTASTLKLRTEASLRFEKGLNPELAERALKRATALIHSIAGGEVRKGIYDVFPGKKDPLQIQFSLNSLQKILGTSYPSSQVEQVLNSLGFVYTKMDDLNLKIQPPYWRTDIEIEEDIVEEIARAIGYDSIPDIPLAGLVPQPLNQPIRILREKVKDLLVSLGLQETISHSLVSGQNLESINTPMESVIRTENPMSREQEFLRASLIPELLRATSEALKHPPNSVAFFETGRSFKKQKNDLPTEDEMAVGVLAGIRSHSFWEDTQETYDFFDAKGIIEAIFANLGVQVDYIPSKNNTVKIGHSAELFIDGTQVGMIGEINPLSINKFNLPTSAVVIFELNLSQITQFLPEQKSFFVPFSRYPAAIRDLALVVKSEISAEQIETVIRKEAFVTRVSLFDLYEGGSLSPGEKSLAFRVEVQSSEGTLTTEQLDAIFSKILQMLAQETGAVTRT; encoded by the coding sequence ATGAGAGTTCCTTTATCATGGCTACAAGATTATGTGCCATTACAGAACATTGACCCGCTAGATCTAGCTCACAGGTTAACTATGGCAGGATTGGAAACGACCTTTGAACAAGGGGGGAGTCAATACTGGAATAAAGTTATCGTTGGGCAAATAGTATCAATTGAAAAACACCCCAACGCGGATAGATTACAGTTGGCGACTGTAGACACGGGTGATCAACGCGTGACTGTGGTTTGCGGAGCTCCCAATATAGAAGTAGGTCAAAAAATTGCCTACGCACAATTAGGTGCTCGTCTTCTCAATGCTAAAACCGGCGAAACGGTCGAATTAACTGCTGCGAAAATTAGAGGAGTAGAGTCAGCCGGCATGATCTGCTCTGAATTAGAGTTAGGTTTGAGTAGCAATCACCATGGAATTCTAGTTTTACCCGAAGAAAGCTCTGTAGGCACCCCAATTAATGAAATTTTAGACTCTTCAGATGCTTTCGAAATCGAAATCACTGCTAACCGAGGAGATTGTCTTTCGGTTTTAGGTGTTGCTCATGAAGTAGCTGCAATTATTGGCGCACAAGTTACTGAACCAAATTTAGAGTATGAAGAAGTTTCGCCATCTGTCGAAGAATGCATAAATGTAATCGTCGAAGATCCACAGTTATGTCAAAGATATGCATGTACTCTTACCAAGGGGATCAAAGTCGAAGATTCGCCTGAATGGCTTCAGAAAAAACTCCGAGACTCAGGCCACCGGCCAATCAATAATGTTGTTGATATCACAAATTTTGTAATGCTTGAATATGGCCAGCCGTTGCACGCGTTCGACTACGATCAGATTTTAGAATCTACTTTAATTGTTCGAACTGCAAATTCCGGTGAGACGTTTACTTCACTTGATGGGGCTCTTCACGAACTAAAACCCCCAATGCTTATGATTACGGATCCTCAGCGCTCTATAGGAATTGCGGGTGTCATGGGTGGATTAAATTCAGAAATGACTAAATCCACTAAAAATGTACTACTTGAATCAGCAACTTTTAATGGAATTAATACTAGAAGAACCGCAAGCACATTGAAATTGCGAACAGAGGCTTCACTACGATTTGAAAAAGGATTAAATCCAGAGCTCGCTGAAAGAGCCCTGAAACGCGCTACCGCACTTATCCACTCTATTGCAGGTGGTGAAGTTCGCAAAGGAATATACGATGTATTCCCAGGGAAGAAAGATCCTCTGCAAATACAATTCTCTTTAAATTCTCTGCAAAAAATATTAGGTACCTCATACCCAAGTAGCCAAGTAGAGCAAGTGCTGAATTCATTAGGGTTTGTATACACCAAAATGGATGATCTTAATTTAAAAATTCAACCTCCCTATTGGAGGACCGACATAGAAATAGAGGAAGATATCGTAGAAGAAATTGCGCGCGCTATTGGCTATGACTCTATTCCTGATATACCTCTAGCAGGCCTAGTACCTCAACCCCTTAATCAGCCCATACGGATACTCCGGGAAAAAGTAAAAGACTTATTAGTCAGCTTAGGTCTTCAAGAAACTATTTCACACAGTTTAGTAAGCGGACAAAATCTTGAATCGATTAATACGCCTATGGAATCTGTAATTCGAACAGAGAACCCCATGAGCCGCGAACAAGAATTTTTAAGAGCTTCACTAATCCCAGAGCTTCTAAGAGCTACATCCGAAGCATTAAAACACCCTCCTAATTCTGTTGCATTTTTTGAAACTGGCCGAAGTTTCAAAAAACAAAAAAATGATTTACCAACCGAAGACGAGATGGCAGTAGGTGTACTAGCTGGGATAAGAAGCCATTCTTTTTGGGAAGATACTCAAGAAACTTATGATTTCTTCGATGCTAAGGGGATTATTGAGGCTATTTTTGCTAACTTGGGTGTTCAAGTTGACTATATACCTTCAAAAAATAACACCGTTAAGATCGGGCATTCTGCTGAATTATTCATTGATGGAACACAGGTGGGCATGATAGGGGAAATAAACCCGTTATCCATCAATAAATTTAACCTTCCAACCTCCGCTGTCGTGATTTTTGAACTCAATCTAAGCCAGATAACTCAATTTTTACCAGAGCAAAAGTCCTTTTTTGTACCCTTCTCACGCTACCCTGCTGCTATTCGTGACTTAGCACTAGTCGTAAAATCAGAAATATCTGCAGAGCAAATCGAAACTGTTATTCGAAAAGAGGCATTTGTCACTCGTGTCAGTTTATTCGATCTATACGAGGGAGGGTCTTTATCTCCTGGCGAAAAGAGCCTCGCTTTCCGTGTGGAAGTTCAATCTAGTGAAGGAACATTAACAACAGAGCAGTTGGATGCAATCTTCTCAAAAATTTTGCAAATGCTGGCACAAGAAACTGGTGCCGTTACGAGAACATAA
- a CDS encoding rubrerythrin family protein, whose protein sequence is MPDLKGTQSEQNLKDAFAGESQANRRYLYFARRADIEGYAEIGGLFRDISEAETGHAFGHLDFLKETGDPGTGLAIGTTENNLKAAEAGETYEYSEMYPGFARTARDEGFEELAEWFETLARAEKSHAGRFSKGSENLSL, encoded by the coding sequence ATGCCAGATCTTAAAGGTACTCAAAGTGAGCAAAACTTAAAAGACGCCTTTGCGGGAGAATCACAAGCAAACAGGCGTTATCTATACTTTGCAAGACGCGCTGACATCGAAGGGTATGCAGAGATAGGTGGTCTATTCCGTGATATATCTGAAGCTGAAACAGGACACGCTTTCGGTCATCTAGATTTCTTGAAAGAGACTGGAGACCCTGGAACAGGATTAGCAATCGGTACAACTGAAAATAACCTTAAGGCAGCGGAGGCTGGTGAGACTTACGAATACAGTGAAATGTATCCAGGGTTTGCACGTACTGCCCGCGACGAAGGTTTCGAGGAATTAGCAGAATGGTTTGAAACTTTGGCTCGAGCTGAAAAATCTCATGCAGGTAGATTTTCCAAGGGTTCAGAGAATCTAAGTCTATAA
- a CDS encoding DUF3501 family protein, whose translation MDPLSIVDIVNIAEYEIERPSYRDQIIKFKKNRRIQIGELVTLVFENRETIRFQIQEMMRAERIVLEDRIQEEIDTYNQLLPKLNSFSATLLIEVTDQAKMREILDSFIGIDHGNTTSLKIGDSVVYGEYEGGRSKEDRVSAVHYVTFSLTDQQVSQFISGEEPISFEIDHFKYKAETVINEMVRESLSQDLL comes from the coding sequence ATGGACCCACTATCCATAGTAGACATTGTCAATATCGCAGAATATGAAATCGAGAGACCTTCATATCGAGATCAAATCATAAAATTCAAAAAAAACAGAAGAATTCAGATTGGTGAATTGGTCACGCTTGTCTTTGAAAATAGAGAAACAATTAGATTTCAAATACAAGAAATGATGCGCGCAGAGAGAATCGTACTAGAAGATAGGATTCAAGAAGAAATTGATACCTATAATCAGCTTTTGCCTAAGTTGAACTCATTTTCTGCAACGTTATTGATTGAAGTGACAGATCAAGCGAAAATGAGAGAGATACTTGATAGTTTTATTGGTATCGATCATGGTAATACCACTTCACTGAAAATTGGAGATTCAGTAGTGTATGGCGAATACGAAGGTGGCCGAAGCAAGGAAGATCGTGTCAGTGCCGTTCATTATGTCACTTTTTCGCTCACTGACCAGCAGGTATCTCAATTCATTTCAGGTGAAGAACCTATTTCATTTGAAATTGATCATTTCAAGTACAAAGCAGAAACTGTAATAAATGAGATGGTGAGGGAATCACTCAGCCAAGATCTTTTATAA
- a CDS encoding DNA-directed RNA polymerase subunit beta, with amino-acid sequence MTTLVSRSDQYPVHPLKSYARIHKVIEPSSLVQIQTQSFDSLKIDGIREVLDEINPIQDVTGSRFELKFGSYEFRKPKYTEEECRDREITFEAPLYVTVELEVKETGEIKEQTLFFGDIPMMTPTGTFVINGAERVVVSQLVRSPGAYFTRVIDPGTGRNVSLSKLIPYRGAWLEFETSPRDIISVKIDRKRKLPITTFLRALGFAENEQLLGMFDDVDVDPDHPYMRTTLEKDGGIETEAQALVEVYRRLRPGEPASVESARSLIDNLFFNPRRYDLGKVGRYKMNRRMGQDIPQQNRTLTKEDIVEMIRMMIRINNGVSHADDIDHLGNRRVRAVGELIMNQLRVGLLRMERVVKERMTILDQEEATPSALINIRPVVAALREFFGGSQLSQFMDQTNPLAELTHKRRLSALGPGGLSRERAGFDVRDVHYSHYGRICPIETPEGPNIGLLGSLATYGRINDYGFIETPYRKVLKEISTKSDDLTGRISRQDVKDAEGKNIVRSGNIISTAAAKKLALLDQVMAIQPYVSESPEDVVYLSADEEEKYVVAQANSQMDAKFQLTEDKVECRVSEDYSMESPENVDYVDVAPMQIVSVSTALIPFLEHDDANRALMGSNMQRQAVPLLRPDAPLVGTGMERRVARDSGQMVLAKVEGTVISVTGDLVVIRDSEGYEHPQILRKFVRSNQGTCLTQRAIVSVGQYVEEGDPLADSSSTQEGDLALGQNVLCAFMAMEGYNFEDAIIVSENIVRNSKFTSIHIEKYEVESRDTKLGPGEITRDIPNVGEDALRNLDEDGIIRIGAEVTPGDILVGKITPKGETELTAEEKLLRAIFGEKARDVKDTSLRVPHGERGKVIEVKILTRENGDDLLPGVNKLVRVWVAQTRTLSQGDKMAGRHGNKGVVSRIMPVEDMPYLSDGTPIDIILNPIGVPSRMNLGQVLETHLGLAAHKLRFRAATPVFDGASDGDIQDALARSWILERSNSLGSDLLGATNYEPDWSKARAWVSERGYSADKIFDETAINYAAEVCLKIWLNDFTEAYYDQTNISITTEDLGFNELYELALEVGRVLSVAAPVLGKSTLFDGRTGEKFDGPVTVGYIYMLKLIHLVEDKIHARSTGPYSLITQQPLGGKAQFGGQRFGEMEVWALEAYSAAYNLQEMLTVKSDDVVGRVKTYEAIVKGEDVVQPGVPESFHVLVKELQSLGLAVELRYEDDRGVPTPRFTYAEEDEDDISGVLAAPQEQPVAPAWEADFVPLEEQESEISNEVRMDLGTYARHASEEENDNDLNN; translated from the coding sequence ATGACTACGCTAGTATCTAGATCTGATCAATATCCGGTTCACCCTCTTAAATCTTATGCTCGTATACATAAGGTCATTGAGCCTTCAAGCTTGGTCCAAATACAGACCCAGTCGTTTGACTCATTAAAAATCGATGGCATCCGTGAGGTGCTTGATGAAATTAACCCCATACAGGATGTTACGGGAAGCCGATTTGAATTGAAATTTGGGTCTTATGAGTTCCGTAAGCCTAAATATACTGAGGAAGAGTGTCGCGATCGAGAAATTACGTTTGAGGCGCCCTTGTACGTCACAGTTGAGTTGGAAGTTAAAGAAACTGGGGAAATAAAGGAACAGACTTTATTTTTCGGTGACATTCCAATGATGACCCCGACGGGTACATTTGTAATCAATGGGGCTGAACGGGTAGTAGTCAGCCAGTTGGTACGATCTCCAGGTGCCTATTTTACGAGAGTTATTGACCCTGGTACTGGCCGGAATGTTTCTTTATCAAAATTGATACCTTATCGAGGAGCTTGGTTAGAATTTGAAACTAGTCCTCGAGACATAATTTCAGTAAAAATTGATAGGAAACGAAAACTTCCAATCACAACTTTCCTCAGAGCGCTAGGTTTTGCAGAGAATGAGCAGCTTTTGGGAATGTTCGACGATGTAGATGTTGACCCTGATCATCCATATATGCGCACTACATTGGAGAAAGACGGAGGTATTGAAACGGAAGCTCAGGCCCTTGTGGAGGTCTATCGACGCTTGAGGCCAGGTGAGCCTGCGAGCGTTGAGAGTGCACGCTCATTAATTGACAATCTGTTTTTCAATCCTCGTAGGTATGATCTTGGGAAAGTTGGCCGGTACAAGATGAATAGGCGTATGGGCCAAGATATTCCTCAACAAAATCGTACGCTTACTAAGGAAGACATTGTTGAAATGATTCGTATGATGATCAGGATTAACAATGGGGTTTCACACGCTGATGATATTGACCATCTAGGAAACCGTCGTGTTCGTGCAGTTGGTGAATTAATTATGAACCAGCTAAGGGTAGGTTTGCTTAGGATGGAGCGTGTTGTTAAAGAGCGCATGACCATTTTGGACCAAGAAGAAGCTACTCCAAGTGCGCTGATTAACATACGCCCGGTTGTTGCGGCGTTACGTGAGTTTTTTGGTGGGTCACAATTGTCTCAATTTATGGACCAGACCAACCCTCTTGCCGAATTGACGCACAAACGCAGGCTTTCTGCTCTTGGACCAGGCGGATTATCAAGGGAGCGAGCAGGATTTGATGTGCGAGATGTCCATTACTCCCACTATGGTCGTATATGTCCGATTGAAACTCCTGAGGGGCCGAATATTGGCCTGCTAGGTTCTCTTGCCACCTATGGGCGTATTAATGACTACGGTTTCATTGAGACTCCATATAGAAAAGTGCTAAAAGAAATTTCTACAAAATCAGATGATTTAACTGGTCGAATATCTCGGCAGGATGTTAAAGATGCAGAAGGGAAAAATATTGTACGTTCAGGGAATATAATTTCGACAGCCGCGGCCAAAAAACTTGCACTGCTAGATCAAGTTATGGCAATTCAGCCTTATGTTTCGGAATCACCTGAAGACGTGGTTTATCTTTCTGCAGACGAAGAAGAAAAATATGTTGTTGCGCAAGCAAACTCCCAAATGGATGCAAAATTTCAGCTGACTGAAGACAAAGTAGAATGCAGAGTTTCTGAAGATTATTCAATGGAATCCCCTGAAAACGTCGATTATGTCGACGTGGCTCCCATGCAAATAGTAAGTGTTTCTACAGCCTTGATTCCTTTCTTGGAACACGATGATGCTAACCGTGCATTGATGGGTTCAAATATGCAACGCCAGGCGGTTCCTCTTCTTCGTCCTGATGCTCCTTTGGTAGGCACTGGAATGGAAAGGCGAGTTGCGAGAGATTCTGGGCAGATGGTGCTGGCTAAAGTTGAGGGTACCGTTATTTCAGTGACGGGAGATTTAGTCGTAATACGAGATTCTGAAGGGTATGAACATCCTCAGATACTAAGAAAATTCGTTCGTTCCAACCAAGGCACCTGTTTAACCCAACGAGCCATAGTCTCCGTTGGTCAATATGTTGAAGAAGGTGATCCGCTTGCTGATAGTTCATCTACACAGGAAGGGGATCTCGCACTTGGACAGAATGTATTGTGCGCATTTATGGCCATGGAAGGCTATAACTTTGAGGATGCAATAATTGTATCTGAGAACATTGTGCGAAATTCGAAATTTACTTCCATTCACATTGAAAAGTATGAAGTTGAATCCAGAGATACAAAATTAGGCCCTGGTGAGATTACTCGCGATATCCCTAATGTTGGGGAGGATGCGCTACGCAACCTTGATGAGGATGGGATTATAAGAATAGGCGCAGAAGTTACTCCTGGTGACATTCTCGTTGGTAAAATTACACCAAAAGGTGAAACTGAGCTCACTGCGGAAGAAAAATTGCTTAGAGCAATTTTTGGAGAAAAAGCGAGAGATGTTAAAGATACCTCTTTAAGAGTTCCACATGGGGAGAGAGGTAAGGTTATTGAGGTTAAGATCCTAACACGTGAAAACGGGGATGATCTTCTTCCCGGTGTGAACAAGCTTGTTCGTGTTTGGGTTGCACAAACCCGAACTTTGTCTCAGGGCGACAAGATGGCAGGTCGACATGGTAATAAAGGCGTTGTATCCCGAATTATGCCCGTAGAAGATATGCCTTACCTTTCTGACGGCACGCCAATAGATATTATTTTGAACCCAATTGGAGTACCTTCTCGTATGAATCTGGGTCAAGTGCTTGAAACTCATTTAGGGCTTGCTGCTCATAAACTCCGATTTCGTGCTGCTACGCCAGTATTCGACGGGGCATCTGACGGAGACATACAGGACGCATTAGCCCGTTCTTGGATCCTAGAGCGATCAAATTCACTTGGAAGCGATTTATTAGGCGCTACTAATTATGAGCCCGATTGGAGCAAGGCACGAGCGTGGGTATCAGAAAGAGGCTATTCTGCAGATAAAATATTCGATGAAACCGCAATTAATTATGCAGCAGAGGTTTGTCTGAAAATTTGGCTTAATGATTTCACTGAGGCCTACTATGATCAGACAAATATTTCTATAACAACTGAGGACCTAGGTTTCAATGAGCTTTATGAGCTTGCATTGGAAGTAGGTCGTGTCTTGAGTGTTGCCGCTCCTGTATTAGGGAAATCCACTCTTTTTGATGGCAGAACTGGAGAAAAATTTGATGGGCCTGTGACAGTTGGCTATATATATATGCTTAAACTTATACATTTAGTGGAAGATAAAATTCACGCTCGTTCTACAGGACCGTACTCGCTAATTACGCAGCAACCATTGGGCGGGAAAGCTCAATTTGGCGGCCAGCGATTTGGAGAAATGGAAGTCTGGGCACTTGAAGCATACAGCGCCGCATATAACCTTCAAGAAATGCTTACTGTTAAATCGGATGACGTTGTAGGGAGAGTGAAAACTTACGAAGCAATCGTCAAAGGCGAAGACGTTGTGCAACCAGGCGTCCCTGAATCATTTCATGTATTGGTGAAAGAATTACAGAGCCTAGGGTTGGCTGTAGAACTGCGCTATGAAGATGACCGAGGAGTGCCAACACCAAGATTTACATATGCTGAAGAGGATGAAGACGATATTTCAGGAGTATTAGCCGCTCCTCAGGAGCAACCAGTTGCACCTGCTTGGGAGGCTGATTTTGTTCCATTAGAAGAGCAGGAGTCAGAAATTTCCAATGAGGTTCGTATGGATTTGGGCACATATGCCCGCCATGCTTCCGAAGAGGAAAATGACAACGATCTGAATAATTAA